The DNA segment CCGAGAAGCGTCAGCCGGTCTGGAAAGCCAAGTAAGAGAGGCACTTACAGCAACATGAAGCGAACAATCTACGACGCCGAGCACGAGGCGTTCCGCGACACCGTCAAGGAGTACATCGAGCGCGAGCTCGTCCCCAACCACGAGAAGTGGGAGGCCGAGCGCATCGTCGACCGCTCGGCGTACACCGCGGCAGGCAAGTACGGGCTCATCGGGTTCAACATGCCCGAGGAGTACGGCGGCGGCGGCTCGGACGACTTCCGGTTCAACGCGATCATCGACGAGGAGATCGCCAAGGCCGGTGTGCACGGACCCGCACTGAGCCTGCACAACGACGTCGTCGGGCCCTACTTCAAGGACCTGACCAACGACGAGCAGAAGCAGCGCTGGCTGCCCGGCATCGCCAGCGGCGAGACGATCATCGCGGTGGCGATGACCGAACCCGGGGCGGGCAGCGACCTCGCCGGCATCCGGACCTCCGCGGTCCGTGACGGCGACGACTGGATCGTCAACGGCTCGAAGACGTTCATCTCCTCGGGCATCAACGCCGACCTGGTGGTCGTCGTGGCCCGCACCGACCCCGAGGCCGGGCACAAGGGCTTCACGCTGCTGGTCGTCGAGCGCGACATGGAGGGCTTCAGCCGCGGCCGCAAGCTCGACAAGATGGGCCTGCACAGCCAGGACACCTCGGAGCTGCACTTCGAGAACGTCCGCGTGCCCAACGCCAACGTGCTCGGCAAGGAAGGTCGCGGCTTCTATCACCTGATGACCAACCTGCCGTCGGAGCGGCTGTCGATCGCCATCTCGGCGATCGCCGGGGCCCGGGCGGTGTTCCAGGAGACGCTGCAGTACTGCAAGGACCGCAAGGCGTTCGGCCAGCCGATCGGCAGCTTCCAGCACAACCGCTTCCTGCTCGCCGAGATGGAGACCGAACTCGACGTCACCGAGCAGTACATCGACCGCTGCCTGCAGGGCGTGGTCGACGGTGAACTGACCGCCGTGGAGGCCGCCAAGGCCAAGTGGTGGGCCACCGAGGTCGCCAAGAAGATCGTCGACCAGTGCGTGCAGCTGCACGGCGGGTACGGCTACATGCTCGAATACCGCGTCGCGCGCGCCTACGTCGACGGCCGCATCCAGACGATCTTCGGTGGCACCACCGAGATCATGAAGGAGATCATCGGCCGCGACCTCGGCGTCTAGTCCGCCCCGCGGTCTGACTGCCGACAGACACAGAATCGCCCCTTTTCCATCGAAAAGGGGCGATTCTGTGTCTGCTCGCGCAGAAAAAGCGTCAGCCGATCGGGGCGTCCGCAGCCGGGATGTCGGCCGCGGCGGCGGCCGGGGCCTCCTCGGCGGGCAGCGGAGCGGGCTCCGTCGTCGGGGTCGTGGGCGTCGTCGAGGTCGTCGACGTCGTCGAGGTGCCCGACGGGGTGATCGCATCCGGCGCGGCGGCCGGGTCGAGCACGGTGTCGATCAGGTAGATGCGGGCGTTCGCGGCCGGGATGCCACCGCAGATCACCTTGGCCGTGTCGTTGACCTTGATGTCGCCGTTGGTGCCCTCGACCTTGATCTCAGCGCCCTGCTGGGTGGCGCGCTGACCCTTCACGTCGCCGGGGCCGAGCAGACCGAGGAACACGTGGTAGTAGTCCAGGTCGGTCAGCGCGGCCGGATCGGCCTTCAGCGCGTCGAGCTGGCCGGCCGGCAGCTTCGCGAACGCCTCGTTGGTCGGGGCGAACACCACGTAGGGACCGTTGTCGAGCACCGAGGCGACGTTCACCGCGGGGTTGAGCCCACCGGAGATCGCGGAGCTGAAGGTGCTGATGTCCGGGATCTGGGCAAGCACCTGGCTGACCGGCTGGTTGATGAAGGTCTTCCAGGTCGGCACGGCGGCGCGGAAGGGATCGCAGTCGCCCTCGAGGTTGGGCAGCGGGGTCTCCACCGTCGACGGCTCCGCCGGTTCGGCGTATGCGGTCACCGACAGGGGGAGCGACACGGCGATGGCGGCGACGCCCAGGACGGCGCCCAGTGTGCTCTTACGGGTCTTCACGAACGGCTCCTCAGCTCGTCAGGACGCCTGCCGATGGGCGGCGTCGGGCCGGCTACCTATGCGGCGCCGCCTCGGATCGTAAGGGCACGAATTGGTAACGGCCAAGTCGAGGACGCCGCGCGGGGGCCACGGATCGGCTGTGACCTGCGGCGTTGCGGTTTGTCGCGTTGGTTGTCTCACACCCGGCCCGGCCACCTACGATGACGGCCATGCCGGAACCGCTGATCGTCGCCGTGGGCGACCACGCCCCTGAACTGGACGACACCGCATGGGTGGCGCCGAACGCCGCGGTGATCGGCTGGGTGAAACTCTCGCCGAAGTCCAGCGTCTGGTACGGCGCCACCCTGCGGGCCGAGGTCGAACCCATCGAGGTCGGCGAGGGCAGCAACATCCAGGACGGCGTGACCGTCCACGTCGACCCCGGATTCCCCGCCAGCATCGGCGCGAACGTCAGCGTCGGGCACAACGCGGTGCTGCACGGGTGCACCATCGAGGACGGCTGCCTGATCGGCATGGGCGCGGTCGTCCTCAACGGTGCGCGGATCGGCCGCGGGTCGCTGGTCGCGGCCGGCGCGGTGGTCGCCCAAGGCGTGCAGGTGCCGCCCGGCTCACTCGTCGCGGGGGTGCCCGGAAAGGTCCGCCGTGAACTGAGCGACGAGGAGGTCGACGGCAACCGCACGAACGCCGTCCTCTACCAGCACCTGGTCGACGCCCACCGCTAACCCGCCACGGGCGGATCGAGCAGCGCGAAGCCTTCCTGGCGGCGATACGGGAAGTACGGGTACGGCGCCTCCCGTGCGCTGACCGCGTCGAGCCGGGCGGTCTGCTCGTCGTCGAGCCGCCAGCCGACGGCGCCGAGGTTCTCGCGGAGTTGTTCCTCGTTGCGGGCGCCGATGATCACCGACGCGACGGTCGGGCGCCGCAGGAGCCAGTTGAGCGCGATCTGCGCGACGGTGCGGCCGGTCTCCGCGGCGATGTCGTCCAGGGTGTCGACGATCGCGTA comes from the Mycolicibacterium litorale genome and includes:
- a CDS encoding acyl-CoA dehydrogenase family protein produces the protein MKRTIYDAEHEAFRDTVKEYIERELVPNHEKWEAERIVDRSAYTAAGKYGLIGFNMPEEYGGGGSDDFRFNAIIDEEIAKAGVHGPALSLHNDVVGPYFKDLTNDEQKQRWLPGIASGETIIAVAMTEPGAGSDLAGIRTSAVRDGDDWIVNGSKTFISSGINADLVVVVARTDPEAGHKGFTLLVVERDMEGFSRGRKLDKMGLHSQDTSELHFENVRVPNANVLGKEGRGFYHLMTNLPSERLSIAISAIAGARAVFQETLQYCKDRKAFGQPIGSFQHNRFLLAEMETELDVTEQYIDRCLQGVVDGELTAVEAAKAKWWATEVAKKIVDQCVQLHGGYGYMLEYRVARAYVDGRIQTIFGGTTEIMKEIIGRDLGV
- a CDS encoding fasciclin domain-containing protein; this encodes MKTRKSTLGAVLGVAAIAVSLPLSVTAYAEPAEPSTVETPLPNLEGDCDPFRAAVPTWKTFINQPVSQVLAQIPDISTFSSAISGGLNPAVNVASVLDNGPYVVFAPTNEAFAKLPAGQLDALKADPAALTDLDYYHVFLGLLGPGDVKGQRATQQGAEIKVEGTNGDIKVNDTAKVICGGIPAANARIYLIDTVLDPAAAPDAITPSGTSTTSTTSTTPTTPTTEPAPLPAEEAPAAAAADIPAADAPIG
- a CDS encoding gamma carbonic anhydrase family protein, yielding MPEPLIVAVGDHAPELDDTAWVAPNAAVIGWVKLSPKSSVWYGATLRAEVEPIEVGEGSNIQDGVTVHVDPGFPASIGANVSVGHNAVLHGCTIEDGCLIGMGAVVLNGARIGRGSLVAAGAVVAQGVQVPPGSLVAGVPGKVRRELSDEEVDGNRTNAVLYQHLVDAHR